Proteins encoded together in one Armatimonadota bacterium window:
- a CDS encoding homoserine O-acetyltransferase, with product MDPALFQENERLTPQADERQFVDIGRFRCGRGPVTVAYQTWGTLNEARDNAVLVCHALTGDSNAAGWWDRIVGPGKAIDTDRFFVICTNTLGGCRGTTGPSSIYEDGKPWGSRFPQISIRDTVEAMRKALHALGIEKLYGAAGGSMGGMQILDWTVRHPNEIRRAWLTACCAAHSANQIGFNEAQRQAIIRDPKYLGGDYPLDDPPVQGLAVSRMIAHLMFLSEAALDAKFGRRFQIQLDATDGSGGSDLSDKSDCSAQSENAEETQRQQFQVESYLNYQGDKFTKRFDANSFVLLTRAMNTFSYESLEGSTTEYLFTSFTSDRLYPPSQSEELHRLALAARCKSDWVNIDLPYGHDAFLLDEAGQGEAARRFLLEG from the coding sequence ATGGACCCCGCCCTCTTTCAGGAGAACGAGCGACTCACCCCGCAAGCCGACGAGCGCCAGTTTGTAGATATCGGCAGATTCAGGTGTGGACGGGGGCCGGTGACGGTGGCGTACCAAACCTGGGGAACCTTGAACGAAGCCAGGGACAATGCGGTGCTGGTCTGCCATGCCCTGACCGGCGACAGCAATGCCGCGGGTTGGTGGGACCGCATCGTTGGGCCGGGCAAAGCCATCGACACCGATCGCTTCTTCGTCATCTGCACCAACACCCTTGGCGGGTGCCGCGGTACGACCGGGCCAAGCTCGATCTACGAGGACGGAAAGCCCTGGGGGTCGCGATTCCCGCAGATTTCGATTCGCGACACGGTCGAGGCAATGCGCAAGGCCCTGCACGCTCTTGGCATCGAGAAGCTCTACGGCGCGGCCGGCGGCAGCATGGGTGGGATGCAGATCTTGGATTGGACCGTTCGGCATCCTAACGAGATTCGGAGGGCTTGGCTCACTGCGTGCTGCGCGGCGCATAGCGCAAATCAGATCGGTTTCAACGAGGCGCAGCGCCAAGCAATCATTCGGGACCCGAAGTATCTTGGCGGCGATTACCCGCTTGACGATCCTCCCGTGCAGGGTCTTGCGGTCTCCCGAATGATCGCCCACCTCATGTTTCTGAGTGAGGCAGCCCTTGATGCCAAGTTTGGGAGGAGATTTCAGATCCAGTTGGACGCGACCGACGGGTCAGGTGGGTCAGACCTGTCCGACAAGTCCGACTGTTCGGCCCAATCCGAAAACGCGGAAGAGACTCAGCGCCAGCAATTTCAGGTCGAGTCCTACCTCAACTATCAGGGCGACAAATTCACAAAACGGTTCGACGCCAACAGCTTCGTGCTCCTCACGCGCGCCATGAACACCTTCAGCTATGAGTCGCTGGAAGGCTCCACAACGGAGTATCTCTTCACTAGCTTTACTAGTGATAGGCTCTATCCTCCTTCGCAGAGCGAGGAGCTGCATCGGCTGGCCCTGGCTGCCAGGTGCAAGAGCGACTGGGTCAACATCGACCTCCCATACGGCCACGATGCGTTCCTCTTGGATGAAGCCGGTCAAGGCGAGGCGGCACGGAGATTCTTGCTTGAAGGGTGA
- a CDS encoding alpha-glucosidase/alpha-galactosidase: MPRKINVTMIGAGSFFTNSILKDVVLIPNSLGGELRLIDIDDARLQLAAKLMQRILEEAGEADKWTIRASIDRKELLPGTDYIVNSIEVSGIECVRFDNDIPLEYGVSQCIGDTIGPGGLFKSLRTIPVWIDILRDAERLCPNALVLNYTNPMGMMCLAAQRASTMKVVGLCHSVQGTSKLLAKYAEVEYGQMKWTCAGINHLAWFTTLRGPDGTDLYGTLMEQARNRESEFAKAEPVRTDMMLHFGAFITESSGHLSEYVPYYRTSKKLLDAYTIKGYGGQESFYADEWPGWRKGQDDMRAKLIAGEEPIKLDRSEEYGAWIIEAIEKNRPIVIYGNVAPNEGLIPNLMSDGCVEVACLINRNGVQPTRYGRLPRQMAAVCESNMRIFDLGVEACLNRSKETAVHALLHDPLTSAVCCPAEIKEMTMRLFEAEAQWLVEYR, translated from the coding sequence ATGCCCAGGAAGATCAACGTCACCATGATCGGCGCGGGCAGCTTCTTTACCAACTCCATCTTGAAGGACGTCGTTCTCATCCCTAACTCTCTGGGCGGTGAACTACGGCTCATCGATATCGACGACGCCCGGCTTCAGCTAGCCGCCAAGCTCATGCAGAGGATCCTGGAGGAAGCCGGCGAAGCGGACAAATGGACGATTCGGGCCAGCATCGATCGCAAGGAGCTTCTTCCGGGCACGGACTACATCGTGAACTCGATCGAAGTGAGCGGCATCGAGTGCGTTCGCTTCGACAACGACATTCCGCTGGAATACGGTGTGAGCCAGTGCATCGGCGACACGATCGGCCCTGGTGGGCTGTTCAAGTCGCTTCGCACGATCCCGGTGTGGATCGACATCTTGCGCGACGCCGAGAGGCTCTGCCCAAACGCCCTGGTCTTGAACTACACAAACCCCATGGGCATGATGTGCCTTGCAGCACAGCGCGCATCCACGATGAAGGTGGTCGGGCTTTGCCATTCCGTGCAGGGAACGTCCAAACTCCTAGCGAAATATGCGGAGGTCGAATACGGCCAAATGAAGTGGACATGTGCGGGAATCAACCACCTGGCATGGTTCACCACGCTTCGGGGGCCGGATGGCACTGATTTGTATGGGACCCTAATGGAACAGGCCCGCAATCGGGAGTCGGAATTCGCCAAAGCCGAGCCCGTGCGGACCGACATGATGCTTCATTTCGGCGCGTTCATCACAGAGTCGAGTGGCCACCTAAGCGAGTATGTGCCCTATTATCGAACCAGCAAGAAGCTTCTCGACGCCTACACGATCAAGGGCTATGGGGGCCAAGAGAGCTTCTATGCCGACGAGTGGCCAGGCTGGCGCAAGGGGCAAGACGACATGCGAGCCAAGCTTATCGCTGGAGAAGAGCCGATCAAGCTGGATCGAAGCGAGGAGTACGGCGCTTGGATCATCGAGGCGATCGAGAAGAACCGCCCGATCGTGATCTATGGCAACGTCGCGCCGAACGAGGGGCTGATTCCGAACCTAATGTCGGACGGATGCGTCGAGGTCGCGTGCCTCATCAATCGAAACGGCGTCCAGCCCACGCGATATGGCAGGTTGCCTAGGCAAATGGCCGCCGTGTGCGAATCGAACATGAGAATCTTCGATCTGGGCGTCGAGGCGTGCCTCAATCGCTCCAAGGAGACGGCGGTTCATGCCCTCCTGCACGATCCGCTGACGTCTGCGGTCTGCTGCCCTGCTGAGATCAAAGAGATGACGATGCGGCTCTTTGAGGCCGAGGCTCAGTGGTTGGTGGAATACAGGTAG
- the dnaB gene encoding replicative DNA helicase gives MAVAREILIPLHSMDAEMSALGSMMYGERPAEQVFAALGEDDWYVPAHRELFRAMLQLQRENKAIDLVTLKQELSRRGRLEEVGGEDYLIRVMQAVPSPANASYYARIVVDNATMRRLEDSAHQIVKMVRDPELEVDDKVSAAEQAVFQVGAKRLGKDFLPMRQLATEVMTDIDTILDTGEETLGVPSGFVDLDDLTTGFYGGDLVIIAARPSMGKTGLVLRTALKVASSTGPVAFFSLEMGGKQLARRLVSMLSKVSAHTMKKPNLDHGTLKKLADACETLYGLPLYVDETSECSPLQMMGKCRRLKREHGLSMVVVDYLQLMHGVKRTENRVQEISEISRSLKTLAKELDVPVIALSQLSRAVENRDKRIPQLSDLRESGSIEADADIVLLLYREMHYNERDPKWLEEHPDRDMSPDRVEVANLIVAKHRNGPTGIVDLAFQPTYALFSDLKR, from the coding sequence ATGGCCGTTGCGCGAGAGATCCTGATTCCCCTTCACAGCATGGACGCCGAGATGAGCGCCCTCGGCTCGATGATGTACGGAGAGCGGCCCGCAGAGCAGGTCTTTGCGGCCTTGGGTGAAGACGACTGGTACGTACCCGCGCACCGCGAGCTGTTCCGCGCCATGCTCCAGCTCCAACGAGAGAACAAGGCGATCGACCTGGTCACCCTCAAGCAAGAACTCTCGCGCCGTGGGCGGCTGGAGGAGGTCGGCGGAGAGGACTATCTTATCCGCGTGATGCAGGCCGTGCCCAGCCCGGCGAACGCCAGCTACTACGCGCGCATCGTGGTCGATAACGCGACGATGCGACGGCTCGAAGATTCGGCACACCAAATCGTCAAGATGGTGCGCGACCCGGAGCTCGAAGTCGACGACAAGGTCAGCGCGGCCGAACAGGCGGTCTTCCAAGTGGGCGCAAAGCGCCTTGGCAAGGACTTCCTGCCGATGCGTCAATTGGCCACTGAGGTCATGACGGACATCGACACGATTCTGGATACCGGCGAAGAAACGCTTGGCGTGCCCAGCGGCTTCGTCGACTTGGACGATCTGACGACGGGCTTCTATGGGGGCGACCTGGTCATCATTGCGGCCAGGCCCTCTATGGGAAAGACAGGTCTGGTCCTGCGCACCGCGCTCAAGGTGGCTTCTTCGACCGGCCCCGTCGCGTTCTTTTCACTCGAAATGGGTGGCAAACAGCTTGCACGAAGGCTGGTCTCCATGCTGAGCAAGGTGAGCGCCCACACCATGAAGAAGCCCAACCTGGACCACGGGACGCTCAAGAAACTGGCAGACGCATGCGAAACGCTTTATGGCCTGCCGCTCTATGTGGACGAAACCTCTGAGTGCTCACCGCTCCAGATGATGGGCAAGTGCCGGAGGCTGAAGCGTGAGCACGGTCTTTCGATGGTTGTTGTGGACTACCTCCAACTCATGCATGGCGTGAAACGGACGGAAAACCGTGTGCAGGAGATCAGCGAAATCTCGCGCTCGCTCAAGACTCTGGCCAAGGAGCTCGACGTCCCGGTGATCGCGCTCTCGCAGCTCAGCCGCGCGGTCGAAAACCGCGACAAGCGCATCCCGCAGCTCAGTGATTTGCGCGAATCTGGGTCCATCGAAGCCGACGCTGACATCGTGCTCCTGCTCTATCGGGAAATGCACTACAACGAGCGCGACCCGAAGTGGCTCGAAGAGCACCCGGACAGGGACATGAGCCCCGATCGAGTCGAGGTCGCCAATCTGATTGTGGCCAAGCACCGGAACGGTCCGACGGGCATCGTAGACCTGGCGTTCCAGCCCACCTACGCGCTGTTTTCTGATCTGAAGAGGTAA
- a CDS encoding replication-relaxation family protein: MKLENGPKRELRLQSRDFEVVRTIFLHRIARRDDLLGLGFFGSVARCNQRLSDLVRAGWLRRVEGINGLAGHQSVYAPGKAAAAYLRRSLDLPADEISRHCSATEGPLLVEHALKVLDFRVQLHREADRTLNEWLCESECLHEFQVAAGQSPLWATVVMKPDAYFRLQVEQGQRHIFLEVDLGNVSLPRFEQKLDRYRTYAECGAFSEVFGEVHFSVLTVTVGERRLSHLADLPSRSFNHFVTTWQRIEEQGILGCICNTTSGSRVCFDTALRAAA, from the coding sequence ATGAAACTCGAGAATGGACCAAAGCGCGAACTCAGGCTTCAGAGCCGAGACTTCGAGGTCGTGAGGACGATCTTCCTTCATCGAATAGCCAGAAGAGATGACCTATTGGGGCTTGGGTTCTTTGGCTCGGTAGCTCGCTGCAATCAGCGCCTCTCCGATCTCGTCCGAGCGGGGTGGCTTCGACGAGTCGAAGGGATCAACGGGCTTGCGGGTCACCAGTCCGTCTACGCGCCGGGCAAAGCCGCCGCTGCCTACCTTCGAAGGTCCTTGGACTTGCCTGCAGATGAGATCTCACGGCATTGCAGTGCGACCGAAGGGCCGCTTCTTGTCGAGCATGCCCTTAAGGTGCTGGACTTTCGAGTCCAACTGCATCGAGAGGCTGATCGGACGCTGAACGAATGGCTGTGTGAGTCCGAGTGCCTGCATGAATTCCAAGTAGCCGCTGGTCAGTCCCCTCTTTGGGCGACGGTTGTCATGAAACCCGACGCGTACTTTCGCCTCCAAGTCGAGCAGGGGCAACGCCATATCTTTCTTGAAGTCGACCTCGGGAATGTGTCCCTGCCGCGCTTCGAGCAGAAACTGGACCGGTATCGAACATACGCAGAATGCGGTGCCTTCTCAGAGGTGTTTGGAGAGGTCCACTTTTCAGTCTTGACCGTAACCGTTGGCGAGCGGCGACTTTCCCATCTGGCAGACCTACCGAGCAGGAGCTTCAACCACTTCGTTACGACGTGGCAACGAATTGAGGAGCAGGGGATTCTCGGCTGCATCTGCAACACAACGAGCGGCAGCCGTGTCTGCTTCGACACGGCGCTTCGAGCTGCCGCCTAA
- a CDS encoding helix-turn-helix domain-containing protein — protein sequence MHKPQWQSSKLAYTVEEAGDLLSLSRAQVYRLIEFGDLDSIKIGKCRRVTYAQLEAYVSRVEQNHGFVRLA from the coding sequence ATGCATAAGCCGCAGTGGCAATCCAGCAAGCTCGCCTACACAGTCGAAGAGGCCGGCGACTTGCTTTCCCTCTCCAGAGCGCAAGTCTATCGACTCATAGAATTCGGTGACTTGGATTCGATCAAGATCGGCAAGTGCCGGCGTGTCACGTACGCACAATTGGAGGCGTATGTGTCCCGAGTTGAGCAGAATCACGGCTTTGTTCGCCTGGCATAG
- a CDS encoding type IV secretion system DNA-binding domain-containing protein yields MKSIVSIIEGVLLFASSRQAVRKQTRSQTPSDGKAGPIGWVLPNGDPGPRFPLEISQEERARHLYILGATGSGKTNFIMQLLARDIADGRTVAVIDLRGDLVDKLLDRLDPNRHETLSRRIQLLDLRDSNRIIGFNPLVGSGDPHSRAYLVKDAIKVHSDSWGVQLDETLRNGLIPLAEANLSLLELEPFLTDGAYRQSIVSQSSDPSVTSFFSRYDALSAERQQAWFLPVLNKVTPFLGIPRLRLLFGSPNCLDFKASLDAPGRILLVSLGVDRFHSAAKLIGSLIIGAIEAAAMARVDTVEHNRNPVNFYVDEFETMATEAFASIIAEGRRFGLGLTLSHQNLSQVRRELRDTILNNSLTQIFFATGGEDARKLISYLKLGDEEDPVQLLQSLPIGQAFMRKRPNDPVLIRIDESKAPNHSAETLANLLSLVHEGMGSLSADEAQSRIANRQVMTNPSNAPAENPAVRHTRRPGRK; encoded by the coding sequence ATGAAGAGCATCGTATCCATCATCGAAGGGGTACTTCTTTTCGCTTCGTCCAGACAGGCGGTTCGAAAGCAGACCAGGTCTCAAACCCCTTCAGATGGAAAGGCCGGGCCGATCGGATGGGTTCTGCCTAACGGGGATCCGGGTCCACGCTTTCCCCTCGAAATCTCACAAGAGGAGCGAGCCCGCCACCTTTACATCCTCGGCGCCACGGGCAGCGGAAAGACGAACTTCATCATGCAGCTCCTGGCGCGAGACATCGCCGATGGGAGGACGGTTGCCGTCATCGACCTCCGCGGCGACCTGGTGGACAAGCTGCTCGACCGGCTCGATCCGAATCGGCATGAAACCCTCAGCCGGCGAATTCAGCTGCTGGACTTGCGGGACTCTAACCGCATCATTGGCTTTAATCCGTTGGTAGGAAGCGGCGATCCTCATTCAAGGGCGTATCTTGTGAAGGACGCCATCAAAGTCCATTCGGACTCGTGGGGCGTCCAGCTGGACGAGACACTTCGAAACGGGCTCATCCCCCTTGCGGAGGCCAACCTCAGCCTTTTGGAGCTTGAACCGTTCCTTACGGACGGTGCATACCGCCAGAGCATCGTCAGCCAATCCAGCGATCCATCGGTGACTTCCTTCTTCAGCCGCTACGATGCCCTTTCGGCCGAGCGTCAGCAGGCCTGGTTCCTTCCCGTGCTCAACAAGGTGACGCCATTCCTGGGCATCCCAAGGCTGCGACTTCTATTTGGATCTCCAAACTGCCTTGACTTCAAGGCTTCGCTCGACGCTCCAGGCAGAATCCTGCTTGTCTCGCTGGGAGTAGACCGCTTTCATTCTGCAGCGAAGCTGATCGGCAGCCTCATCATCGGGGCGATCGAAGCAGCAGCTATGGCCCGGGTCGATACAGTTGAGCACAATCGCAACCCAGTGAACTTCTATGTCGATGAGTTTGAAACGATGGCCACAGAAGCTTTCGCCAGCATCATCGCAGAAGGGAGGCGCTTTGGTCTTGGACTGACCCTTTCGCACCAGAATCTAAGCCAGGTCAGGAGAGAGCTCCGAGACACGATCCTCAACAACTCCCTCACCCAGATCTTCTTTGCCACGGGTGGCGAAGATGCCCGAAAGCTCATCTCGTATCTCAAGCTTGGCGATGAGGAAGACCCAGTCCAGCTGCTTCAGTCTCTGCCGATTGGTCAAGCGTTCATGCGAAAGCGCCCAAACGATCCGGTCTTGATCCGTATCGACGAGAGCAAGGCGCCCAATCACTCTGCCGAGACACTTGCTAATCTGCTCTCACTCGTGCACGAAGGAATGGGATCGCTCTCCGCGGACGAGGCGCAGTCGAGAATCGCGAATCGCCAAGTCATGACAAATCCAAGCAATGCACCGGCAGAGAATCCCGCAGTGCGGCACACAAGGCGCCCAGGACGCAAATGA
- a CDS encoding prolyl oligopeptidase family serine peptidase — protein sequence MLVTALLVALHTSQTAAPPEILTEGLAIRGVVRSGRIPFPTDAIQLQLAEGKWSTPKAGDEVELASGSKQSWTSFKADANGAINQGPFQGGYALFNVVRAQPEIVILEASGHGVALINGVPRAGDPYGNGYLKLPIQLETGANTLLFGAGRGNLNVRLVRPSVPASFNMADLTVPDLVVGQGGEMLAGIIVMNATASEMSGLSVQTRVAGGAKVTTEVPPIPPLGVYKVPVKLKVDAPTAEGTAEATFALVGPSGMLEFQRVPLRVRSVKQTRKVTFLSAIDGSVQYYGLNPAQTPGIGKSLILSPHGAGVEGIGQADAYSGKDWAHLAAPTNRRPFGFDWEDWGEEDAIEVLKHAQTTLATDPAKTYLTGHSMGGHGTWHLGVTYPNLFAAIGPSAGWVSFFSYAGSPRSAPTNPVEEIFYRAMNGSDTLAQKKNYLNQEVYILHGDADDNVPVREARTMKEQLTQIGAKFGYHEQPGAGHWWDGDAAPGADCVDWPPMMKLFQDSALKKPADALSVSFCTFDPARSGQYLWARIDSQNIPYGLSSVELARQPGRIVGKTVNVRRLIVGPEAIDRSGRVFIAELDGQSVSAPLPTDPKDGLAYEMVDDAWICAGPAGTTDAPKRRHQFKSAFRNGAWLVYGTSGTPEENAWSLAKARFDAEQFGYRGNGAFRVMSDAAFLATLDDPSQTRDRNVVLYGNSETNRTFSRLLKEAPVQVRSGKLTVGEKEQKGVGLGCLFVYPRPDSKFAMVGVVAGTGLQGMAATNRLPYFVSGVQYPDWCVFDTKVYASGLSGVIGAGYFDDDWVVRLRQSAWRDRP from the coding sequence ATGCTGGTCACGGCTCTACTCGTTGCGCTTCACACGTCCCAAACGGCGGCTCCGCCAGAGATCCTGACCGAAGGTCTCGCCATTCGCGGCGTGGTGCGGTCTGGACGTATCCCGTTCCCGACAGACGCCATCCAGCTTCAGCTTGCCGAGGGCAAGTGGAGCACGCCCAAGGCCGGCGACGAAGTAGAACTCGCGAGCGGCAGCAAGCAATCCTGGACCTCGTTCAAGGCTGACGCAAACGGCGCCATCAACCAGGGACCGTTTCAGGGCGGCTATGCGCTTTTCAACGTGGTTCGCGCTCAGCCCGAGATCGTCATTCTCGAAGCCTCGGGACATGGCGTCGCCTTGATCAACGGGGTGCCCAGGGCCGGCGACCCCTACGGCAACGGCTATCTCAAGCTCCCGATCCAACTGGAAACCGGCGCCAACACCCTGCTCTTTGGCGCGGGGCGCGGCAATCTGAACGTGCGGCTTGTCAGGCCTTCGGTTCCCGCAAGCTTCAATATGGCGGACCTGACCGTGCCGGACCTCGTCGTTGGGCAAGGAGGCGAAATGCTGGCAGGCATCATTGTGATGAACGCGACCGCGTCCGAGATGTCCGGTCTTTCTGTGCAGACCCGGGTCGCCGGCGGCGCAAAGGTCACCACCGAAGTGCCCCCGATCCCACCGCTTGGGGTTTACAAGGTCCCGGTCAAGCTAAAAGTAGACGCGCCCACGGCGGAGGGCACCGCCGAAGCCACTTTTGCATTGGTGGGCCCCTCTGGGATGCTCGAGTTCCAGCGGGTGCCGCTTCGGGTTCGGAGCGTCAAGCAGACCCGCAAGGTCACCTTCCTTAGCGCGATCGACGGCAGCGTGCAGTATTACGGCTTGAACCCGGCGCAGACCCCTGGTATCGGAAAGTCTCTCATTCTTTCGCCGCATGGCGCGGGGGTCGAGGGTATCGGGCAGGCCGACGCCTATTCGGGCAAAGACTGGGCGCATTTGGCCGCTCCGACCAACCGACGCCCCTTCGGCTTTGATTGGGAGGATTGGGGCGAGGAGGACGCGATCGAGGTGCTCAAACACGCCCAGACCACACTTGCCACAGACCCGGCCAAGACCTACCTAACGGGCCACTCGATGGGTGGCCACGGTACCTGGCACCTGGGCGTCACCTACCCCAACCTCTTCGCCGCAATAGGCCCCAGCGCCGGTTGGGTGAGCTTCTTCAGCTATGCCGGATCGCCTCGAAGCGCCCCGACGAACCCGGTCGAAGAGATCTTCTACCGAGCGATGAACGGCAGCGATACGCTCGCCCAGAAGAAGAACTACTTGAACCAGGAGGTCTACATCCTCCACGGAGATGCCGACGACAACGTGCCGGTGCGGGAGGCCAGGACCATGAAGGAGCAACTCACCCAGATAGGCGCGAAATTCGGTTACCACGAGCAGCCGGGAGCGGGGCACTGGTGGGATGGCGACGCCGCGCCCGGGGCCGATTGTGTGGATTGGCCCCCGATGATGAAGCTCTTCCAGGATAGCGCCCTCAAGAAGCCCGCCGACGCCCTGTCCGTCAGCTTCTGCACGTTCGATCCGGCGCGATCGGGGCAATACCTCTGGGCTCGGATCGACTCCCAAAACATCCCTTACGGTCTGAGTTCCGTGGAACTGGCTCGCCAGCCGGGAAGAATCGTGGGGAAGACCGTGAATGTGAGGCGTTTGATCGTGGGCCCCGAGGCGATCGACCGCAGCGGGAGGGTGTTCATCGCCGAACTCGATGGGCAAAGCGTTTCCGCACCGCTGCCCACCGACCCCAAGGATGGCCTGGCTTACGAAATGGTGGACGACGCCTGGATTTGCGCGGGCCCCGCGGGTACGACCGACGCCCCAAAGCGGCGCCATCAGTTCAAATCGGCGTTCCGCAACGGCGCGTGGCTCGTGTACGGCACCTCCGGAACCCCCGAGGAGAACGCCTGGTCACTGGCCAAAGCGCGGTTTGACGCGGAGCAGTTCGGCTATCGTGGCAACGGTGCGTTCCGCGTGATGAGCGACGCCGCGTTTCTGGCGACGCTCGATGATCCCTCGCAGACGCGCGATCGCAACGTGGTGCTCTATGGCAACAGCGAGACAAACCGGACCTTCAGTCGACTCTTGAAGGAGGCGCCGGTTCAGGTGAGGTCCGGCAAGCTGACGGTGGGCGAGAAGGAGCAGAAGGGCGTGGGGTTGGGGTGTCTGTTCGTCTACCCTCGGCCCGACTCCAAGTTTGCGATGGTCGGCGTCGTGGCGGGGACGGGGCTGCAGGGCATGGCCGCAACAAACCGTCTGCCGTATTTCGTGTCGGGCGTTCAGTATCCGGACTGGTGTGTGTTCGACACGAAAGTGTACGCCTCGGGGTTATCGGGTGTGATCGGCGCGGGCTATTTCGACGACGACTGGGTGGTCCGCCTGCGCCAGTCCGCATGGAGAGACAGGCCCTAA
- a CDS encoding helix-turn-helix transcriptional regulator produces the protein MTGLNCNPTLLYGGLPICARQIDVVREVRARYGADESFAEDLFDLLDRRWTIHVIRVLAQGKRRFSEIASAKSINSNTLACRLKELSHAGLVVREVHSYIPPHVEYRLTVKGKELVEALEKVGELAERWGTLPEMRRGFALVAETRRPMRSEAKKGPKGGY, from the coding sequence ATGACCGGCTTGAATTGCAATCCGACCCTGCTCTACGGCGGCCTGCCGATTTGCGCTCGCCAGATCGATGTCGTCCGAGAAGTGCGCGCCAGATACGGCGCCGACGAGAGCTTCGCGGAGGACCTTTTCGACCTGCTGGACCGTCGGTGGACCATCCATGTGATCCGCGTCCTCGCACAGGGCAAGAGGCGCTTCAGCGAAATCGCCTCGGCGAAGAGCATCAACTCGAACACGCTGGCCTGCCGGCTGAAGGAGCTTTCGCACGCGGGGCTTGTGGTCCGCGAGGTCCATTCCTACATTCCTCCGCACGTCGAGTACCGCCTGACCGTCAAGGGCAAGGAACTGGTCGAGGCGCTGGAAAAGGTCGGCGAGCTGGCGGAGAGGTGGGGGACGCTTCCCGAGATGCGCCGCGGCTTTGCGCTTGTGGCTGAAACGCGCCGGCCGATGCGTTCGGAGGCAAAGAAAGGGCCAAAGGGTGGGTATTGA
- a CDS encoding tyrosine-type recombinase/integrase, whose amino-acid sequence MGTRADNREGSCREILTGRHKGKWRVQFTLIDDLERRKRVSRLFPNKTEGKTFLQGLRKGATIEARKRDRELTLGGWFDWLAENDWPASLAERTIAGRVSRFNLHVRSTWGQVSLSKIDPMCVFQFFRQLRDNGVGAATVLEIKRDLVRVFNQAVSPYGRVSLANPFKLTVKAPPIREAVALTPEQAKNALASEELDPERRAMLGVFLLTGLRLGEQMALTCDQLLFDQDLIFIDKAIQRGKNGAQTVGLPKGRKKRLAVMCPTLKRLLKDVTTGMKPDQVVWSAAWENKPRMQGLVYATWRTILKDTGLPAEMTPHDCRLTHINWIEKLMPEVSATTLKEHVGHAGEGVTQINYTRPLTSSQQILRDGIERVAGLPMPGEQSRDSAQLGTHTPPIVRT is encoded by the coding sequence ATGGGAACGCGGGCTGACAATCGGGAGGGCTCCTGCAGGGAAATCCTGACGGGACGGCACAAGGGCAAGTGGCGCGTTCAATTCACCCTGATAGACGATCTGGAGAGGCGCAAACGCGTCTCCCGGCTCTTCCCGAACAAAACCGAAGGCAAGACATTTCTACAGGGCCTCCGAAAGGGAGCCACCATCGAAGCACGCAAGCGCGATCGGGAGCTGACCTTGGGGGGCTGGTTTGATTGGCTTGCCGAGAACGATTGGCCCGCGTCTCTGGCTGAGCGGACCATCGCAGGTCGAGTTTCGCGGTTCAACCTGCACGTCCGATCAACGTGGGGCCAAGTATCACTTTCCAAGATTGATCCCATGTGCGTGTTCCAGTTCTTCCGCCAGCTTCGGGACAACGGGGTCGGTGCAGCCACGGTGCTTGAGATCAAGCGCGATTTGGTTCGGGTGTTCAACCAAGCGGTATCACCCTACGGCCGCGTCAGTCTCGCCAACCCTTTCAAGCTGACGGTCAAGGCTCCGCCCATTCGGGAAGCAGTGGCTCTGACTCCCGAACAAGCGAAGAACGCTCTCGCAAGCGAAGAACTGGACCCCGAGCGGCGAGCCATGCTGGGAGTCTTCCTCTTGACCGGTCTCAGGCTTGGCGAGCAAATGGCCTTGACGTGTGACCAACTGCTCTTTGATCAGGACCTGATTTTTATCGACAAGGCGATTCAACGGGGAAAGAACGGCGCCCAAACCGTCGGGCTGCCCAAGGGGCGAAAGAAACGTCTGGCCGTGATGTGCCCGACGCTGAAGCGGCTCCTCAAGGACGTAACAACGGGGATGAAGCCGGATCAAGTGGTCTGGTCCGCGGCCTGGGAAAACAAGCCGCGAATGCAGGGGCTGGTCTACGCGACATGGCGAACGATTCTGAAAGACACCGGACTGCCCGCCGAGATGACTCCTCACGACTGCCGGCTGACCCATATCAACTGGATCGAGAAGCTCATGCCCGAGGTCTCCGCCACGACCCTGAAAGAGCACGTTGGCCATGCAGGCGAGGGGGTTACCCAGATCAACTACACCCGCCCACTCACATCGTCTCAGCAGATCCTGAGAGACGGAATTGAGCGGGTGGCCGGCTTGCCTATGCCAGGCGAACAAAGCCGTGATTCTGCTCAACTCGGGACACATACGCCTCCAATTGTGCGTACGTGA